From a region of the Mercurialis annua linkage group LG1-X, ddMerAnnu1.2, whole genome shotgun sequence genome:
- the LOC126657992 gene encoding 5-OH-xanthotoxin synthase-like — translation MLLIFFVVLVPIFLAFLLKKRKFTHGHQPPGPTGLPIIGNLLQLNNTNTYKYLWQLSQEYGPLMSLKLGSKPTLVVSSAEMAKQVLKIQDLDFCSRPLLAGQRKLSYNGLDLAFAPYDDYWREMRKICVLHLLSSNRVQSFRPIREEEVSRMIRNVSKLAGESKPVNLTEEMMGFTSTAICRVAYGKRLEGSEAKRLHRLLNESQAMFSDFFFSDYFPHVGWIVDKMSGLMSRLDKNFQEFDVFYQQLIDEHLDPKREMPEELHDNLIDVLLQIWKDQSLKIQLTFDHIKAILMNIFVGGTDTSAATVVWAMSFLMTNPEAMKKTQQQIRKLFGQKGFIDEDDVQQLSYLKAVVKETMRLQPTAPLLIPRETINNCTLGGYQILKKTLVYVNAWAIGRDPQVWEKPLEFYPERFLDSNMDMKGQDYELIPFGAGRRICPGMFIGIANVELSLANLLYKFNWEMPDGMKPEEIDTDHVLPGLSVQRRDHLLLMAKSYIL, via the exons atgctACTCATCTTCTTCGTTGTACTTGTCCCAATTTTCCTAGCGTTTCTTCTCAAGAAACGCAAATTCACCCATGGTCATCAACCTCCTGGACCTACTGGTCTTCCCATAATAGGAAACCTACTTCAACTTAATAACACAAACACTTATAAATATCTATGGCAACTTTCCCAAGAATATGGCCCTCTCATGTCTCTAAAACTAGGTTCCAAGCCAACTCTTGTTGTCTCGTCAGCTGAAATGGCAAAACAAGTATTGAAAATTCAAGATCTTGATTTTTGTAGCAGACCACTTCTTGCTGGTCAGCGAAAATTATCTTACAATGGTCTAGACTTAGCCTTTGCACCTTACGATGATTACTGGAGGGAGATGAGAAAAATTTGCGTCCTTCATCTTTTGAGCTCAAACCGTGTACAAAGTTTTCGACCCATCAGAGAAGAAGAAGTTTCTCGTATGAttcgaaacgtttcgaaactggCTGGAGAATCTAAACCTGTAAACTTGACTGAAGAAATGATGGGCTTTACGAGTACTGCTATTTGCAGAGTTGCATACGGTAAGAGGCTTGAAGGAAGCGAAGCTAAGAGACTTCATCGGCTGCTTAATGAATCACAGGCCATGTTTTCGGATTTTTTCTTTTCGGATTACTTTCCACACGTCGGATGGATTGTTGATAAAATGTCGGGACTGATGTCGAGACTAGATAAGAATTTTCAGGAATTTGATGTTTTCTATCAACAGCTTATCGACGAGCATCTTGATCCTAAGAGAGAAATGCCTGAGGAGCTGCACGACAACCTTATTGATGTCTTACTTCAAATTTGGAAGGATCAATCTCTTAAAATCCAGCTTACCTTCGATCACATCAAAGCAATTCTGATG AATATATTTGTTGGTGGAACGGATACAAGTGCTGCTACTGTGGTATGGGCAATGAGCTTTCTCATGACAAATCCTGAAGCAATGAAAAAAACACAACaacaaattagaaaattatttGGACAAAAGGGTTTTATAGATGAAGATGATGTCCAACAATTATCTTACCTAAAGGCAGTGGTCAAAGAGACAATGAGACTCCAACCAACAGCTCCGCTACTAATTCCAAGGGAAACAATCAACAATTGCACTTTAGGAGGTTACCAGATTCTGAAAAAAACCCTAGTTTACGTGAATGCATGGGCAATCGGAAGAGATCCTCAAGTTTGGGAGAAGCCATTAGAGTTTTATCCTGAAAGGTTCCTGGACAGTAACATGGACATGAAAGGACAAGACTATGAGTTAATACCGTTTGGAGCTGGCCGGAGAATCTGTCCTGGTATGTTCATCGGAATTGCAAACGTAGAGCTTTCACTTGCTAATCTTCTCTATAAATTTAACTGGGAAATGCCAGATGGAATGAAACCGGAAGAGATCGACACCGATCATGTGCTGCCTGGCCTTTCCGTACAGAGAAGGGATCATCTCCTGCTGATGGCTAAGAGCTATATCTTATAA